The Brassica oleracea var. oleracea cultivar TO1000 chromosome C7, BOL, whole genome shotgun sequence sequence ATTATTACAAAGCTAGTCGAATTTATCTACGATGACAGTTTTTTCTTAAAAATATATTTATTATTACTAAATTGCTTTGGAAAATTGACAAAAAGTTTGAATAAATAATTCTCTTTAACCAAAAATATATAGATATCAAGTTTTGTTAATTTGGAACGGTAATGAGAAAATTAATCAAAAAGCCCATTTAAAGGCCCATTCAAATTTTCTCTTTTTACACACCAGCGAGCATTTTCTACCATATGATTCATATCTCTTTTGCTGGTTTTTGTTGTAAACTTACAAGCAAAAGACAGAGAAGGCGACGATGAGTACGATGAAGCCAAGCCGGAGCGACGAAGTATCTGACCCAGATCAGCAGATCAAGAACTCTAACGAGATCAGAGCTGGTTTCGATTCCTTGGCACCTAAGCGACCCACTAAACCCACCCGGAGCGAGCCAGCACCTCTCGAATCTTTCTCTACTTCCGACCAAACCACAGACCACCCGGAGGCTGACAAGTTCCAAAATCTCCAGTCACAAACTCATGTTCGGTTTCTCTAACTCACTCTTTTTTTTTCTTCATGTAAACTTATCGTCATAATTGAGATTATGGTTGAAAAATTCAGGGTAATATTCTGCATGGAGGAGGTTCAGCTGCTGTTCAAGATGAGTTCTTAGAGACAGAGTATTACACGAATCTCACCTCCATTGATAAGCAACATCACACGGTTCTCATTTTATCTCCCTCTCTCTCTCTTTATAATTCATAATCTCAGCTGAAGATATTTAACTTTATAGTAAAATGTGGCTTTGTTTCTCTGGAACTAGACGGGAAGTGGGTTTATCAATGTGGTGAAGGAAGATAGCGGTGAAGAGGCCGTTCCAGCCGCCGCTGCACTCGACGACGACGGAGGAGAAAAGGCGGTTTACAAAAGCAACCCGGCGACGAACGACTGGATTCCTGCCGCGGAGGAAGACCTCACTTCCGAGTTTTCATCTAAACCGAACCGAAGCGAGAGTTCTTGAATAATATCTTTAACAATGTTTCTTACCTTCTTCCAGATGTTGTGTGTTTCCTGATATTATTGTAATAAAATTTGAAATCAGAGAATTATATGTTTTGCCAGTAATTTGAAAACAATAAAATTCAATAGGGATAAGAAGAAGATCCCAACTCTCAAATTAATATCCATGATGAGATAAACTTTCTGTGGACTGTATTAGATATAGAGCAAACGCATACATCAAACGACATCATCTTGCTACAATAATGTCCACACTGGTCTCTCCGGCCTTAACGACGTAGGATGGATACACCACTTGGATTATGTATAGTCCACAAAATAACCAACACGTACGATTGTATCACGTGGAACATCGAACCCACCAATGAAACAATTAGAAGATGAGAAATGAGGAGCTATAAGTCTTAGTGTCTCGGTCACAACATTTTTTAATAAGTAGTGATGATTATGATGGTGAACGGTGATTCCATTCAAGTATCAATGTTTTATCTCGTTGAGACTAGTACTTGTGGATGATTCAATAGACTTGACATTGCCCATTCCACGGTTAAGACCAATGTATCTGTGACTCCTATTAGCATCATCTCATAATAAAATCCAATAATGAAAATGGGACCGTTGTTGTGTGACATAAACGAGAGTATGGGACTAATATTAATTTTCCCCCTCATTTCTTTTGTTTGGTTTAAATGTATTTGTCGTCGTTCCCTGGTTTCTAGTTATTTCCAGCTGGGGTTGGAGATAACAATCAAGATTAGTGATCGGTGTTAACATCAGTATAGTTACTTACTCCCGGAAAACCTCTGTCCAGCCATCATTCTTTTATCACGTTTGAGGTGAAACCCGTTAATAACAGTCGAACTCCACCTTAATAAACGATGTTCTTGTTATGGTTTGATCACGAGTACACATTTTATTTTCTAGATTTGAATATATTGATGTAAAATGAAAGAATAAGAATCGTTATAAATTCTTCTACCTACTAAATCGGGCAATTTTATTTTAACCTAGATATCCATTAATGGTATCAACGAAATTAACTAGTACAGAGCTGAATACACAATATTTCACCCAATGCTAGAAATGTCTTAATTCCATGGCATCAATGGTTTGTACTTTTCTGCTTTATCGCTAGAATCGGTCTATTGGATATATACCACTAGATTTAATCAAGGGCTCCCTTTAATCAAATGATATCTTCTTAGAAAATCCTCAAAAAATATTTCTAAGTCTATATTTTAGAGGTTTATATCAGGAGACATAAATTTGGACTTATGTATATATAGATGTGATCTTGTACATATCACAAACCCATAAACAGAAGTCCAAATTTATATGTTTAAATTTTCAAAATTGACTAAAATTGCAAAAATGTAGCTATAACTAAAAAATGACGTCAATAAACCATATTACAACTCTCAACCAACACATATATATATACTCATCATAGACGCTTATTAAACTAAACTTGTTGCCCGTTCGACGTCAAAAAAAAAAACTAAACTAAACTTGTTGAACCACACAATACTTTAATTCCAAAATTCTTAATAAACCATCAATATGGGGTTCTACACAAACAATTACATAGACTGTATCATTTTACGGGTAACGACACGTGACTTGCACTTGGCTCGCAATGGAATAGCTTTAGGCATAGTGAGCCCTTTGTCTTCCATCATGTCCACAAGTTCTTCACCAACTCTCTCCCACTCGAAACACTGAATTAAACACCCAAGAGCCAGGCTCACTAGACGCTTCCCAAGCTCAACTCCAGGACAAGCTCGTCGTCCCATCCCAAACGGCATTAGCTTTTGAGCCTCTCCTTCTTTCTCGAACCTCTCCGGCTTGAACCTCTCTGCCTCTTCCCATACACCAGGATCTCTATGCATAGCCCACACGTTTGTTAACAACATTGTGCCACGTGGCATATCGTATCCCGCCACTTTACAATCATCCGATGAATAATGTGGGAGGAGTAGAGGAACCGGTGGGTACAAACGCAATGTTTCAGACACGATGTACTGGAGATAAGGGAGATTTTCAATGTCTGATTCGTCAATTAACCGGTCTGAACCAATTTTATCATCTATTTCTGCTCTTGCTTTCTCAAGTATCTTTGGATGGTTCAACAAATTGGACAATGCCCATTCTAGAGTTATTGAGGATGTGTCTGTCCCCGCAATTACCAGAGACTGTATATGCATATTAAATAGTTAGTAAACTCTCATTGTATACATAGTATACTATATATAAATTAGTTAATAGTCCAGTTTTATGAAGTGTCATTTTGTCATTTCACACAAATTGACAAAATAATTGAAACGAATATATATTTTTAATAACTACAATTATTTAACTAATGCTTGTGTTTAATATAAATAAAATTATTATAAAATTCAATGGATTTTGTAATTAATATTTAATTTTAATTAGAAGAAATTGTGTTGGAATTCTAAAGTAACTCTATTTGTGTAACCAAAAATGTCAAAAATGATGCTCAAAGGGACGATATACTTACGATTATGATTCCTTTGATGATGATATCAGTATAATACTCGGGTTGGGTTTCTTGGAGGGAAAGCAAGTGATCGATCAAGGTTTGACCCCTTTCTTTCTCTGCACGTTTCTCATCAACCAGTTTTTGCAAGAATCCATCGAACCGTTTACCCAAAAGTTTGGCCCGTTTTTCAACATCTGTGACCCAACGTATGATGGGAAGATAGTCAGCTAGATTTCCAGCACCAGCGCCGGCCACCGCCTCCGATATAAGTTCCCTCACAACTTTGGCCTCGTCATTGTCTTCTGTGCCACTACCGAAATATCGTTTTCCGGCTACCATCCTGATGATATTGTTGAAAGCCAAGTTGGCTAATAATGATTTCATCTCCACTTCAGCAAACCCCTGTGAGGCGTATACCGATAAAAAAAATTCAAGTTAATAAATTTTAATTGATACAAAATTATGTATATGTAGTATACTACTCGAGCTACATTATCTTCAGTTTTCAAATTTATTACATATTGTGTTCACATTTCCCTTGTTATTCAAAATTGTATTTAGTTATATGAAGTGACGACTAATAGAGAAAATATATGTTTTTTTTTTGGCAACCTTAAATAATAGAGAAACCTTGATAGAACACATTAATAACTAGTCACACGGAGATGGAGTAAATAATATATATACGTATTTGTATTAATATTTTTTGTCGCCACCCATTGATGCTACTTAAACAACGGCGCAAATCGTAAGCCTTGATTTGCTATACTGCAAAGAACAAAAAAAAATTGATAAATATATAGAAATGTCTTACGTGTAAAGAGTTTCTCGACAGGTGTGATATGAGCCGTCGGATCTCGTCTTTACGGATAGACATGAAGGTTACGACCCTAAGAGAAGAGAATATCTCGACGGCGGCGACGCGGCGGAGGTTTCTCCAGTGGTCGCCGTAAGGAGCTGCAATCATGATGGTGGAGTCGTAGGCGACGTGTTTCCCCATGATGAGCTCGGGACGGTTCGCTAGAACGACATCGTTTCTTGTGAAGCATTCTTCCGCTACAGAATACGAGGAGACGACGTAGACGAGGCGGTTTCCTAGGCGGAGGTGGAAGATAGGAGTATCTCCTAGTGATTGAGAGAGGGAGAGGAGTGTTCGCTGGACAGGGTGCTTGAGGAGATAGAGGTGGCCGATAAACGGTAAAGAGTAAGCAGGTGAAGGAGGAAGATTCAGTTTCCGAGTCGAGTTTTTGAACAAGAACTTGATTGAGATCAAGATAAGCAGAAAAGATAGAAGTAAGATTGGGTTGAAGTCCATCTTTTCTTTTGTTTGTTGCTTAACTGTTTTGGGTCCGTCTTTGTTTGTGTGTGGGAGATTGAACCACATGTGTACTCTCTTTGGTCTTGAAATAGGGTTTAAATAATGTTTGAAGCAATATTATTTTTTTGGTTCTTACAACCGATCAATTGACAGCTTTAGCCGTATATAACAAAATAATAAATGTGGTTGATGGAAAGTGTTTTTTTCTGAGAAAGGGATTCGGTGGTTTTTCCGGTTAATTGTTACAGAGATGAAGAGGCAAATTTGGTTATGTATTAGTGAAGGATCATATAATTAGTTGAAAGAAAGATTTTCTGATGATGATAGGCGAGACTAGGGAAAAATGCACATATATATGGGGACATAACTAATTTTTTTCTCGGCTATAATTTAAACAATAGTATGCATTTAATGCCTGTTTCTTGGAGTGTAGCATGATTAACCCGAGTTCTTAAGGGATTATTATCGTAAGTTAAAAAACTAAAAACCCCGGATTAATTATGGCGTTATAGTTGATTTTAACTATATTTCAAATTGAGTTTATTTTGAACCTTTGCTCACCCTTGTAGGGGAGCAAAGACAAGCTAGCAATACGTATTACATCAAAGTATGGGTCCAATTAGTCGAATTGTCAATTGTCAATCGTGACCAGTTAGTTTCTTTTGGACTTTTTGGATCTCTCTCGATGCGTATCTCCATCTGCTGGCCCACTTTTGATATGCAACTTACTTGTTATTTGTTTTCCTTGATATTATATAAATATTTTTAAATTATTTGTTGTAACTAAATGTTAATTTAAAATAAAATATGTCAATGAAAAACGATATATAGCAAAAATATTTCCAAGATCTTCTGAAAGTTCCTTATGAGAATATTTAAATATAATTTTCATATTCTCTAATTTTATTACTATTTTGAATATAAAAACTAATGGGGAACTATTAATAATAGTGCTTCTATGACGTTTATTTAGACCCATCCTATTTAGCCGGTACTAAGCAAGACTGTAAAGTTTAAAATATTCACATAAAAAGTTGTTATTCAAACACACACATTTTTTAAAAAACAACAACAAAGGTGTATCTTATAAGACAAGCATTATATCAGTTTAGCAACAATGGGACGTGCTTTGCACATGGTTCTCAACGGCACTAGTTTAGGCAATGTGGCTCCTTTGTCTTCGGTCATGTCCACAAGTTCATCACCGACCCTTTCCCACTCGAAACACTGAACCAAAGTTCCAAGAACCAGACTCACTAACCGTTGAGCAAGTCCAGCTCCAGGACAAGCTCTTCGTCCCATCCCAAATGGCAATAGCTTATCTGCCTCTCCTGCTTTGTCAAATCTTTCTGGCTTGAACATCTCCGCAGCTTCCCATAAAGTTGGATCTCTTTGCATAGCCCACACGTTAGTCAACACCATCGTACCACGTGGGACATCATATCCCGCCACTTTACA is a genomic window containing:
- the LOC106303790 gene encoding uncharacterized protein LOC106303790, encoding MSTMKPSRSDEVSDPDQQIKNSNEIRAGFDSLAPKRPTKPTRSEPAPLESFSTSDQTTDHPEADKFQNLQSQTHGNILHGGGSAAVQDEFLETEYYTNLTSIDKQHHTTGSGFINVVKEDSGEEAVPAAAALDDDGGEKAVYKSNPATNDWIPAAEEDLTSEFSSKPNRSESS
- the LOC106301984 gene encoding cytochrome P450 81D11-like; this encodes MWFNLPHTNKDGPKTVKQQTKEKMDFNPILLLSFLLILISIKFLFKNSTRKLNLPPSPAYSLPFIGHLYLLKHPVQRTLLSLSQSLGDTPIFHLRLGNRLVYVVSSYSVAEECFTRNDVVLANRPELIMGKHVAYDSTIMIAAPYGDHWRNLRRVAAVEIFSSLRVVTFMSIRKDEIRRLISHLSRNSLHGFAEVEMKSLLANLAFNNIIRMVAGKRYFGSGTEDNDEAKVVRELISEAVAGAGAGNLADYLPIIRWVTDVEKRAKLLGKRFDGFLQKLVDEKRAEKERGQTLIDHLLSLQETQPEYYTDIIIKGIIISLVIAGTDTSSITLEWALSNLLNHPKILEKARAEIDDKIGSDRLIDESDIENLPYLQYIVSETLRLYPPVPLLLPHYSSDDCKVAGYDMPRGTMLLTNVWAMHRDPGVWEEAERFKPERFEKEGEAQKLMPFGMGRRACPGVELGKRLVSLALGCLIQCFEWERVGEELVDMMEDKGLTMPKAIPLRAKCKSRVVTRKMIQSM